A window of Canis aureus isolate CA01 chromosome 28, VMU_Caureus_v.1.0, whole genome shotgun sequence genomic DNA:
AAGCGCAACTTTCACTAATAATGAATAGCAGATGCTTATTTTTAAGCTCTACTCAAAATAACCTAGTGCTCTTAGCAAAAAGCCCTGGTTCTCTCTCGTCGTCTTTAAAGGATATGACTTTCTAGAGACTTTTTAATATATCCAGTTTCTAGATCAttatttttccccctcctttcaaCCTCATTAGATGTGTAACAGAGTATCACCAGAAAACGGAGGGGTAACCCAGTGCTCAGTGTATTCATTGGTAAATCAGGTATATTAGTAGCTAGTAACGACAGCTACtgtttattaagtacttactctTGGCCAAGCGccattaaaataaatgctttatataaCTGATCTTACGTAATCTGTGACATCAGAAAATCATTAGTATTAACATCCCCATTTTAAGTTTAAAGAGATTGAGAGGCGAGCCCACTGGCATGCAGCTAGGGCTGATCTGACTGCATCGTTGCCACGTGCTCTCGTGAGCAGCTTGATGAAGATTGTGGCTTTTCAGCTCGTTGCTCCAGGCCTGGCTCCGTGCCCAGCACGTAGTGGGGGCTTTACATACCTGTGTCAAGTGAATACATAAACAAGCAAGACTCAGAAGTCTCGAACACGGGCTGGCTTCACCTCTAAGTGGTTTTAACAAAGCTGTTCtgcttcagactggataaaacgACTTACGTGAAAGCCCAGAGTGAGGCAGCCCCTCCCTTTTACGGGGGTGCTGTGTGGTCTCTGGCCTTCCTGCATGCCATTTCCAGCACCTCTCACCATGATCACCTGCACTCACTAGCAAGCTGGTGTCCTGGATGACACCAAGGTAGGGACCTTGACAGTGACCAAAGCTCGTGATGGACAGACAGTTGAAGATTCAGGGCTTTATCCTGGGTGGTCCCCTACCCAGCGACTGTTTGTGTCCCTTCCAGCCAATTGGCCACCCTTAACGTTCTTTCATACAGAAATGCTGGAACTGCAGTTTGAGGGCGGGTTCTTTCTCTGGGGGTCTTGCTGGTTCACCTCTGGGaaggcctcacctggccctggccctgtgaGTGAATTCCTTAATAGGAAGTATCTACTGCTTCCAGCGTATCTGGAACATCCTTTCTGcaagagaacacagagaaaggcagccCACTGGatatgaatgggtaaataaacccAGATTCCACAGGCAGGCAAGGAAACGGGCCTGTATGCAAATCTGAAAAGGCTGGTATCACAGGAAAAACACCCCCTCCCCACCTATGTCTGAAAAAGGCCCTTTCCTACAGGGCTAGGTCTAGGCAGCCCCACTCTGGTTGGAAAAGGGGTTGCTTTAGCAGGTTGGGTCTTGCTCAGGGGACTGCTAAGAAGTCTAAAGCAGTTCTTGACTTAAGGCCTCCAGGGATAAATCCCCTCTACTCTGCAGGTGGTGGAAAATTAGGCCTCATACTCAGTCCAGCTCTCTCCTTGATTCTAGGAGGCCTATGGCAGGGCCTCAGCCCTTTGTTCTGTGGCTCTAACTGAGCCACCTCGTTCTGAAGTGCCTTCCCAAGCTCAGAGAAGTCCTTCCCAGACCTCATGAAGTATCCTTGTTTTTCCCTAGCAAAAGGTACTTCCAAGCTTTAACACATctatagtgattttatttttttaagattttacttatttattcatgagagacacacacagagagagaggcagaggcacaggcagagggagaagtaggctccatgtagggagcccgatgtgggacttgatcctgggtctccaggatcaggccctggcctgaaggcggtgctaaaccgctgagccacctgggctgccctctatagTGATTTTACCTGTGCCTTGTCTAGCTCCCCTGCCAGGATGCGAGTTCTAGGAGAGCAGGGGCCATACCACTTTTGGGTCAACACTGCAACCTCAGGCCCTAGCACAGGGCCGGGCACACCGAAGACACTTGggtgttggatggatggatggatgggagtcAAGATTGAGAAGCAGGAGAAATCTAACACTGTAATGTAGATCTCATTTTTGACAGAAAAGTCATACTGAATGTGGAAGAAATAGTTTGCTTAGGTACTGTGGAGTTCGGAGTCCTTGACCCCAACTTTGTGTCTTCTTCTCACCCACCTATCTGCAGCTGGTCCATGCCCCTGCGAGGCAGCAGGGATCGGCCAGAGCAGGACAGGCTCACTCACTGTAGGTTCAAGGCTGGGGAGCACAGAATCACAGAGGGGCAGTGGACACACTAATTTCTGGGGTTGGGTGGACTGTCACCTTGGGGGAAGAAACTGAATGTCAGAGGGACTTCTGGAACGCAGAAGGGAGTGAGGGGAGGGTCTCCTATGTCTGGACTATTAGGTTCTGGGAACCCGGGAAGAGGCAGGTGACAGTGAGTGAAGTGTTTGAAGACTGTGGAGGTTGGAAAGGAGCTTGGGAGGCCGAACCTCTACAACCCCTCAAGAGCTGTTACCTGTGAGTAGGGGCAGAGTAAACAGATAACGGGATTGATCGTGGGTGGACAACTGACACGAGGGGGACAAACAGGGAGCAAAGGCATCTGGTgtgccagaaaggaaaaaaaaaaaaaaaatccaacctggCTTGAGCGAGGGCCTCAGCCTAGACAAGGAAGCAGAGGAGGCCAGAAGGAAGGGCTGAGGGGCTGGAGGTGAAGGTGAAGTGAAGTGTGAGAGCTCAGTGGGAGCCAGGAGGTGGGATAGTGCGTGTGTGGAGGCGAGGGGTTAAAATCGAACGTACACACCAGGCTCAGGCCATTCAGAGGGTGTGGCTGGCGTCAGAAGTGCCTTAAGACTaatgggagggggggggggggacagacaCAGAGGCCGCAGTTTGCTAAAGTGAGGACAATTTTGTTATCCTCAATATCTATCAAGGGCTCCCTCACTGACAGGACTGCAAGGTCAGCAGCCAAAGGAGGGACCCGAGAGGAATACCAAGTGCTCTGCTCCTTTGTAAGGGACAGAGAATCCTGGATTTCCAAATTCAAAACACCCATCCGGCTGCTGCTCCTACAAATCCTCGAATAGGGCAGCAAGCCAGGGAGACACAACCacctccccgtccccccccccccccccccgcatctcCTGGAGGACTGGGGTAACTTCGCGGAGCTCCCAGGACCCGCCGAGAACCCAAGCCAGAGGTGTGCcgtgtgcgcgcgtgtgcgtgcgtgtgcgcgcgtgtgtgcaaGGCCCAGAGACGTGCATTCCCGCAGCGAGGGCAGCCCTGGGACGCAGGGGCCCGGCCCCGCCACCCTGTCGCCCGCTGAGAGGATCTGGCCGCCAAGGcctggaaacaaaaaacaaaacaaaacaaaaaccccataaTGGATATCCccaggggtctttttttttttttttttccttctccaccTAGTCGGCCGGCCGAGAAAACAAGCGTTCCACTCGCCCGGAAATTAGATGCACGGGGCACTCGGTCCCCGCCGGAGGTGGGAAGCCCTGCGGAGGCGAGACCGGCTGCCCGGGGGGCCGCGGCCCCTGCAGACCACGGAGGCCGTTCCAGGGGCCGCGTGCGcacggcccccccgccccgcccccgccccgccaggtGCGCCGGGCCCGGCCCCGCCAGCCGCGCGCCTCCCGCCGCCGGGCACGGGCGGCCCCGCAGCCGAGCCTTCCCGCCCGGCGCCCGGGCTCCGATTACAGGTTCGCCCGGGGGGCCCGGCCCGCGGCCGCCCAGCCCCCGCCGGCGCGCCCTCgcgcggccccgccgccccgcctgCCCATTCTTCTCCATTCATGCGGACgcccagcgccgccgccgccgccgccagcgcgcccgccgtcgccgccgccggcTGCCCGGATTGGCTGGCGGCCCCGGCGCCGGCACTTTCCCACGGCCCGCGGCGCGTGCGGCTCACCGGCGGCGCTGCAGGCGCGGCCCTGGCGCGCGGCCAGGCCAatcggggcgcgcggggcggggcggggccgcggcgggcggcgggctcggggctcggggctcggggctcggggcccggcccggcctccccCGCCTGCCCGCCGCCGGCCCAcagccgcccgccccgccccgccccgcccgcggagCCCCGGCCGAGCCCCCGCGGAGCCCCCGCGGAGCCGACGCACCGCCGCCGGGCAGGGgccggcgcgcggggcgggggcggggcggggcggggcggggcggggcgggggcggggctcgggggccgCGCTCCGGGCCCGCCCCGCGGCGGCTGCCAATCAGCGGAGCGGGAAGCCGGGTTGGCGGAGGGGAGGCCGTTGCCCCGGAGCCGccaccgccccgccccccgccccctcgcccgccTCCTCCGCCCCTCCCGCCCTTCCCCCGGGGACCTGAGTAGGGGCGCAGCGTGGGAAAGGGATGGTTGAATTTTAGCCGGAGGCAGAGCGGGAGCGGGCGCAGTGTGCGCGGGACGCGAGCCCCCGAGCGCGCAGAGGCGCCGCCGCTGAGAGCCCCCCGGCCCGCCGCGCCGACCCGCCCGCGGAGCCCCGGCCGCGCAGCCAGCATGAAGCGAGCCCACCCGGACTACAGCTCCTCGGACAGCGAGCTGGACGAGACCGTCGAAGTGGAGAAGGAGAGCGCGGATGAGAATGGGTGAGGCcgcgggccgggcgcggggcgcgtCGGTGCCCTCCGCTGACCTCTGCGcatcccgggggcgggggggggcgggcaccGTCCGGGCCGAGGCGCCCCCGACGCGCTTTCGGCCCCAAGTTGCCAAAACAGCCTGAGTGCGCggagggcgtggggggggggcacccctCCTATCACCTCCTCTCGCTTAACAGcgattcttgttcttttttttttttttttttaatccccctcccccctcctcattCAGAAACTTGAGTTCGGCTCTAGGTTCCATGTCCCCAACTACATCTTCACAGATCTTGGCCAGGAAAAGACGAAGAGGCGTGAGTCTCTTTACAGtgcttcttggtttttgttttttttttttgttttttgttttgttattaattaATGGGAAGAACTACCTTGcttcattttgaaatttacaGCCTTGATGGAAATCTCCTCCTTTGTTTTGCCTGCTTGCCACAGATCATTGAGAAGCGCCGACGGGACCGGATTAATAACAGTTTGTCTGAGCTCAGGCGGCTGGTACCCAGTGCTTTTGAGAAGCAGGTAATTGGAGAAAGTGGGTAGAGCTCTCAGGGTAGCTGTCCACACCTTCGGGATCCTTCCCCGCATTAATCTGAACCTCCTCCGTGCCTCGAAAAATAACCGTATTGCTGGTGCCGGAGATGAATCATAACGCGGATTCCAACATCTTTCGCGAAGGCAGCTCGTTTTGCGTTAGCTCGGACCCTTATGATTTGCAAAGCCTGTACCCGCATATCCGTTTTAGGCAGTTCCTGGTGCCCAATCCTTTTCTTTTGATTATCGTTATCattatttgctgttttcttctcTAGGGATCTGCTAAGCTAGAAAAAGCCGAAATCCTGCAGATGACCGTGGATCACCTGAAAATGCTGCACACGGCAGGAGGAAAAGGTACTCGTCGTCCAGTGGTGGCCCTGAGTGCTCTGGGTGGAATGAGCAGCTGCCGGAGGCCAGCATTGGTGCagtcactgccttttttttttttttttttgctgtgtgctttgggggtggggagagaatgtGCGGTGTGTACAGTTGCCTGTCAGTACGTTTTGAAATGCACAGAGGGTTTTCCCCAGTGACTTCATCACCCCAGTCCTCTCCGGACTAAGCTAATGCACCTTCTTTTGGAGAAGACCTTTTACGTGTGAGGTGCCCTGAAGTTGTGAGAGTCCTGATCAAATCCAGGTAGCTCTCACCACATTTGCTTATTGACGTTTGGAGGAAaagcctttagaaaaaaaaaaaaaaaagtagatggtCTTAATTTTATcgacaggattaaaaaaaaaaaaaagctcccacGTGACTCTTGAGGAAAGAAACCTGTTGTGGTTAATTAGAGGAGCCCTAACAGAAGGTGGGAGACCggggtctgtgtgtctgtctccagCCGGAAAATGCTTTACTCAGGACCAAGTGCCTAAAAGCTGCATGATGATAACTTACATCTGTGTGTCTAATGAATTTCACTGCTCTGTGGTTTCTCTGTCcttgatgtatttttttgttgttgttgggggaAAACATTAAAGGGATGAACGCAGTTTCATCTGCTGGTAGGGTATAATTCCACTTTCTGCTCAGCAGCTTCTAATTGTGCTTTGAACTTGCATTAGCAAAGACATACTCTCCTGTCCATTAATGCAGAGGCTTTGGTCGGCCCCCAAATACCAGGACCTGCATGGGGAACCCGTCGGGTGCCGTTTGTAGGGCTGTGGGTATTTCTCTGCTGGGAAGGGCCGCCTTTGGCGTGGAAGGAGTGCGGGAAGTGAGCAAAgccttgagcttttttttttttcttttcccttttgttcttcGGCTCAGGCTATTTCGACGCGCACGCCCTTGCTATGGACTATCGGAGTTTGGGGTTCCGGGAGTGCCTGGCGGAGGTGGCCCGATATCTGAGCATCATTGAGGGACTGGATGCCTCCGACCCGCTTCGAGTTCGGCTGGTCTCCCACCTTAACAACTACGCCTCCCAGCGGGAAGCGGCCAGCGGCGCCCACGCAGGCCTGGGACACCTCCCCTGGGGCAGCGCCTTCGGACACCACCCGCACGTCGCGCACCCCCTGCTGCTGCCCCAGAGCGGCCACGGGAACACTGGCACCAGCGCCTCGCCCACGGACCCGCACCACCAGGGCAGGTTGGCTGCGGCGCATCCGGAGGCGCCCGCCTTGCGCGCGCCCCCTAGCGGCGGCCTCGGACCGGTGCTCCCCGTGGTCACCTCGGCCTCCAAGCTCTCGCCGCCCCTGCTGTCCTCGGTGGCTTCCCTGTCggccttccccttctcctttggCTCCTTTCACCTCCTGTCTCCCAATGCACTGAGCCCTTCGGCACCCACGCAGGCCGCAAACCTTGGCAAGCCCTATAGACCTTGGGGGACGGAGATTGGAGCTTTTTAAAGACCCGACGCTgtaggatggagggaggggaacACCTAAAGGCCCAGCTGAGCTGGGCTGTGGCCAACATCACCTTAGAGTCCTCAGTAAAAGTAAAGAGGAGAAAAGGTACACGTTCAGATCAATTTTGTTGAAAGACTAAAGGTTTGttggtttactttttcttttttaatgttttttttttcttttttaaaatcaggtcCCGTCTTAGCAGTTTTTAAAAGCTAGTTGTTAAATTTTGTTCCAAACATTACATTGAAATAGTGAGTATAAACCAACACTTGGTAATAGATTTGTTCATGGCTAATTACTTTGTAAACCTCTCTTAAGAATgatcccgttttttttttttgttttgttttgtttttgttttttgttttgttttgttttgttttttgcctcaaAGTTTTGGGGATTTTAACATTTcgtattttggtctgtttttccTCTTGTATAGTTGAAGTCtgtttttagaattaattttccaAACCACTAAGTTCAATGTTAACATGATGCTATTTGTTAATATTTCGACAATTAAGATGTTGTATAAATAATATTCTtctgctggggtggggtggggaatctatgttgaattttatatttctgaacaAAGCGTTGACAAATCAGATGATCAGCTTTACCCAAGAAAGAAGACTGAGTTAATTCTCTGCCTCCTGCAGCAGTCAGGTGAGTGTATAAATCATCAGGGGCCCTGCTGTCATCTGCCAGGATTTGGCAGTTCTGGCTTAGTTAGGAGAGAGCCACTTGTAGGTTAGATCCCCATTTGGAGTTGGTGGGGAGGAGACTAAAGGTAATTGCATAGAATATGCCTGCATTTCCCAGCCCCAAGCAATGCAATGAATTTTCAATCTCACGGATCTCAAATTCACAAGTGTTAACATGGATAAGTGATCGCGGGGTGCAAGCCGTCAATGGAATAGTCCAGTGGAACCTGTTAAATGCATAACCTACTTCTTCCCAGAACCGctaggttttctcttttcattggaaatttttatgttgtattttcctCTTTGGTGCATGGAAACGTGGTTGTTGAGATATTCAGAAGGGCTTTGCTGCCTTCTTTTGGTTTAATTTGGTTCAGGCTATCAAAGCATCATTTTACAGGTTTATTCTTTTAGCAGGTGTAATTTAAATGACCTCCACTGAACTGGGTTTGACCTCTGTTATACTGATGTGTTGTgactaaataaaaaaggaagaacaaactaTTCTGCTGCCTATGTCTTACATGCCTTGGCCTTTCCCCTTCTTGGTTCAGAAGAGATcaatttttcctctcattttccttttacCTGGTCACCAGTTTTCTTGTGTTTAATAACTTCATTATTTTGGGAATCCTAAACCGTGTGCATTTGCTATTGAATAAAGTGACTCCATTACAGCGCAGAGCTGTGGCCTGACTCCCACTAGGAGATGCAGCCCTTTGACTGTAAGGTCAGGTGATCTGCCCCACGCTGGCCTGGCCATCTGGGGCCTAGGAAACCTCAAGTCACAGTGGGAGCTGCAGGGTGGGAAAACCctgatgaaatcttttaaaaccaTGTTGACCACTcaacaattttctttctctgagagcATCTACTCTGTGCATAGCTCTGTGCCGAgagaacagaaaatttatttcattttctttctctctctccctctttccttctttcttttccttttatttctttctttctctttctctttcttattgcAAAACAAGAAAAGCCAAGCATTGCTGTCTCTGAAACCCATGCAGGGGCTCAGGATCTCGGCATGATGAGCAGTGGCAGGCTGTAATTCTGCACCTGCACAGCTCCAGGAGTCTTTCCTTGCCTTGTTTCAAGGAATTTGCTTAACCCTTTAGTTGCTGTTGACTCCTGAGCTGTGGAGTGAGGAAGCTGACAAATGCTTTAGGTTAGAACAAAACGCTGCCAGAACAGAGGCAGTCCCCTGGGCCCCAAGGGCAGAGCGGTGCCCTCCCATTGCATTAAAAGTAGTCCTGCCAGTTAAGGGGTGCTGTCTCCCGACTTGCAAGAAGTTTGCCTTGGTCCTGAGGTTGATGgcgaggagagggagaaatcctTCTCTGGCAGATGACAAAAGAGAGCCTGCCCTTTCCTTtgcccaaccgctgagctcctcctccctgctctgatTATAAAACAAGAGACAGGAAGGCAGAAAGAAGTTTGGACTTTGAACTTGAGAGGCGGCTTCTGGGTCTCTCTGAAGGGAATGGAAGCTGCAGCATTTTTGTGATTGTGGGTCTCAAACTCGAGCTCCCACTCAAACTTTTCTCTACGTGGCCTCACGCTTTGGTCCCTCTTGGGATGCGCAGCTCTGTTCTTAGCACTGCCTGTGCCACGCAGACACTTTCTGCCTGTCATAATGCTGTGATGGAAAGTGTTATGGTAATTTCTGCCAAGTGTCAGTTTAATTTTAGCAACCGTGATTTCAAGTGGCATTAAAGCATTACTGAACAGCATTGTGCTCAGACTGCCTTAGATTCTCTTACTCGTACCTAGGCTTAGATGGTTGCTAATGTAAGAAGTAAGGCCTGTCATGTTGCTGGCCCTGCTGCAAGCGCCGTGGAACTGTGAGACACGTGGCAGGATCCACTCGCACATCAATGATCCCTGGATCTTAATCTGgctagtaattttttc
This region includes:
- the HEY1 gene encoding hairy/enhancer-of-split related with YRPW motif protein 1, with product MKRAHPDYSSSDSELDETVEVEKESADENGNLSSALGSMSPTTSSQILARKRRRGIIEKRRRDRINNSLSELRRLVPSAFEKQGSAKLEKAEILQMTVDHLKMLHTAGGKGYFDAHALAMDYRSLGFRECLAEVARYLSIIEGLDASDPLRVRLVSHLNNYASQREAASGAHAGLGHLPWGSAFGHHPHVAHPLLLPQSGHGNTGTSASPTDPHHQGRLAAAHPEAPALRAPPSGGLGPVLPVVTSASKLSPPLLSSVASLSAFPFSFGSFHLLSPNALSPSAPTQAANLGKPYRPWGTEIGAF